The Pyrenophora tritici-repentis strain M4 chromosome 2, whole genome shotgun sequence genome window below encodes:
- a CDS encoding Med15 multi-domain protein produces the protein MADNQSEISSADSAEAQNQLQNEQSEHLSDSPWAKFTAEQLMENCPYTVALKVINTALWGVPAPADANETHATTWVAKAIHDYNVSMAWDDDLFIDYKWDFEGWTKELFSKVERGTLRSLKSVLRHRGVYTGNNHARVADSLYNILGIENTLEWEPAEFRAMKFDQQSEAYQRQQSNKRQQDTQHTVYPAVQQPPQVQQPPQLQQPPQLQQPPQVPQPSQLQRPSQGEQQEQYRVRQGVQSRSQTIEPQQPLHMSGTLEGPQHRQLWEQAAQPQQGRAQLQTRPPATAYREVTPFPQQPTNRVPNRPPELPYDPYKTLPPRWSRNDRLDANTITQFSKLWDNSNKYTGNAYDLLDDKIKIFFSICWQVDIQEEQFHAVFPRILTGRAETFYIQVVERDDSFADAYMAIKNHFDHDVHHQHYYTDWTTTTFARTRTENPDKGLHEVLQILLDKLQLCQRALGKNFEGEDALRTTVINACRGVPELEMALFKPATICEGLFSDLRSAVETHLARQHTTQMVTEDQYYLDRRYNGNGRIRGRSRGGGGFRGGSRGAYRGGEQRDDNGRGFKPRWRKKCFVCQKEGCWPTNHTDEERKAARTQFFSTLYFTGTQPPKDFSVHLAEYEGIEHTSQSGVLAPHLWRRRIPPRRAISSQLGFVLMLVNESIDVNTFTIQGNVIHYSSTKCKRITRSVLASEIYGMVNGFDIGIAVATTLRIVTERLRLPAIPLVICTDSYSLYECLVKLGTTKEKRLMIDIMALRQSYERREITEIRWINGEDNPADAFTKASPNRALERFIDGNKLTVRVEGWVQRPTSFDG, from the exons CTGCAGACTCTGCTGAAGCTCAGAATCAACTACAGAATGAGCAATCAGAACACCTCTCAGACTCACCATGGGCCAAATTTACCGCGGAACAACTTATGGAAAactgtccatacacagttgcactcaaggtcatcaatacagctctctggggtgtacccgcacCGGCGGACGCAAATGAGACACACGCAACAACGTGGGTCGCTAAagctatccacgactacaatgtgtcaatggcctgggacgatgacctcttcattgactacaaatgggactttgaaggatggacgaAGGAGCTATTTAGCAAGGTTGAGCGTGGTACACTAAGGTCTCTTAAGAGTGTGCTACGACACCGGGgagtatacactggcaacaATCACGCCAGGGTGGCGGACTCTCTCTACAACATTCTAGGTATAGAGAATACTCTTGAATGGGAACCAGCagagtttcgagccatgaaATTCGACCAACAGTCCGAAGCGTACCAGCGCCAGCAGAGCAATAAACGCCAACAGGACACTCAGCACACAGTCTATCcagctgtacaacaaccaccgcaagtacaacaaccgccgcaattacaacaaccgccgcaattacaacagcCACCGCAAGTACCACAGCCGTCGCAATTACAACGACCGTCGCAGGGCGAGCAACAagagcagtatagagtgagacaaggcgtccAGAGCCGTTCCCAAACAATAGAGCCACAACAGCCGCTACACATGAGCGGTACGCTGGAAGGGCCTCAGCATCGACAACTGTGGGAGCAGGCCGCGCAGCCGCAACAAGGGCGTGCGCAACTACAGACACGGCCGCCAGCGACTGCATATCGCGAAGTCACGCCATTTCCGCAACAGCCAACGAACCGCGTCCCTAACAGACCACCCGAACTACCATAcgacccgtacaagacgctaccgccgcgatggtccCGCAACGATCGACTCGACGCTaatacgatcacgcagttctctaagctatgggacaatagcaacaagtatacagggaatgcgtacgatctcctagacgataagatcaagatcttcttcagcatctgctggcaggtagatatccaagaagagcagtttcacgcagtgtttccccgtatccttaccggacgtgcagagacattctacatacaggttgtagagagagatgacagctttgctgatgcgtacatggcaatcaaaaaccacttcgaccatgacgtccatcaccagcactactacacagactggacgactacaaccttcgctcgcacccgcacagagaaccccgacaagggactacacgaggttctgcagatcctgcttgacaagctgcagctatgccagcgtgcccttggcaagaactttgagggcgaggatgccctacgtaccactgtcatcaatgcctgccgaggagtaccagagcttgagatggcactgttcaaaccagccacaatctgtgaaggactcttctcagaCCTACGTTCTGCAGTTGAGACACACCTTGCACGGCAACACACTACCCAGATGGTCACAGAGGACCAATACTACTTAGAtcgccgatacaacggcaatggaagAATCCGAGGTAgatctcgaggtggaggaggattcagaggcggatcTAGAGGAGCATAtcgaggaggcgagcagcgcgacgacaacggacgaggattTAAGCCTcgctggaggaagaaatgctttgtttgccagaaggaaggatgctggcctaccaaccacacagacgaagagcgcaaggctgcccgtacacagttcttctctacgctatactttacaggtACACAGCCCcccaaggacttctccgtacatcttgcagaatacgaagggatcgagcacactagcca atcaggcgttcttgcaccacatctctggcgacgacgtataccgccaagacgcgccatcagctcacagctaggctttgtccttatgctcgtcaacgagtctattgacgtcaacaccttcacaatacagggcaacgtgatccactacagctctacaaaatgcaagcgcatcacacggagcgtactggcctcagagatctacggcatggtcaacggctttgacataggcattgcagttgcaaccacgctgaggatagttacagaacgacttagactacctgcaattcccttggttatctgtacagactcgtactccttgtacgagtgcctagtaaagcttgggacgacgaaggaaaagcgtctcatgatcgacatcatggcgctgcgccaatcatatgagcgtcgcgagatcacggagatccgctggatcaatggtgaagacaatcctgcagacgccttcaccaaggcatcgccaaaccgcgctcttgaacgctttattgacggcaataagctgacagtccgagtagagggatgggtgcagaggccgacaagctttgatggttga
- a CDS encoding MetG, Methionyl-tRNA synthetase has product MVLTDVVKRWHLLKGEKALLCTGTDEHGLKVQRAAAKAGIDPKSFCDKGAEIFKELARKAEITNDHFVRTTDGEHKEAVQYAWFLLQEKGLIYEQKHEGWYSVTDECFYPKSGVQPYLDPPTGRKIMTSIETGSEVEWSSEENYHFRLSAFRDKLLEFYKNNPEWIVPEARMNDVVQAVESGLEDLSISRPFDRLTWGIRVPGDDSQTIYVWLDALMNYATKAGYPWTPGREQEGGWPADCHVIGKDIVRFHCIYWPAFLMALGLPLPKKILTHAHWTLGGSKMSKSTGKVVDPFLAIDRFGSDVMRFYMVREGGIRDDASYDNARIIMQYNKFLRQHLGNLASRVVRGKKWSVRGAIERIGGRSAEEWEEGPGSRFRNNSLATIASETDAAFDAYDPRRAVFGITEFIRSTNAFFTMSSPWDKILDFGPGEPGEDVDKIIYLSAEALRIAGILLQPYMPNKANQLLDQLGVDRDRRTFEYCKIDADLDYGTPLVDVGKAQEGVLFPHLPSAE; this is encoded by the exons ATGGTCCTCACGGACGTTGTCAAAAGGTGGCATTTATTGAAGGGCGAGAAGGCGCTACTTTGTACAGGGACAGATGAGCATGGCTTGAAG GTACAAAGAGCAGCCGCAAAAGCTGGTATAGATCCAAAGTCGTTCTGCGATAAAGGTGCCGAAATCTTCAAA GAACTGGCAAGGAAAGCCGAGATCACGAACGACCATTTTGTACGCACAACGGACGGAGAACACAAGGAAGCCGTTCAATATGCATGG TTTCTGTTGCAAGAAAAGGGCCTGATATACGAACAAAAGCATGAGGGCTGGTACTCGGTGACTGACGAATGCTTCTACCCCAAATCTGGAGTACAGCCGTACCTAGACCCGCCTACGGGAAGAAAGATCATG ACGTCAATCGAAACAGGTAGTGAAGTAGAATGGTCTTCAGAGGAAAATTACCACTTTCGGCTGTCGGCATTTCGCGACAAACTACTGGAGTTCTACAAGAACAATCCAGAATGGATAGTGCCAGAGGCCCGTATGAATGATGTGGTGCAGGCTGTGGAGTCAGGTTTGGAGGATCTATCCATCTCCAGGCCGTTCGACCGACTTACATGGGGAATCCGAGTCCCCGGAGATGACTCACAGACGATCTACGTCTGGCTTGACGCCCTCATGAATTATGCCACCAAGGCAGGCTATCCATGGACTCCGGGTCGCGAGCAAGAGGGAGGCTGGCCTGCAGACTGTCATGTCATTGGTAAGGACATTGTTCGGTTCCACTGCATCTATTGGCCAGCTTTCCTTATGGCGCTTGGGCTTCCTCTTCCCAAGAAGATATTGACACACGCACACTGGACACTTGGAGGCTCGAAGATGTCCAAGTCGACCGGTAAAGTAGTAGACCCTTTCCTCGCAATTGATCGGTTTGGGTCAGATGTCATGCGCTTCTACATGGTCCGTGAGGGTGGCATACGGGATGATGCGAGCTACGACAACGCCCGAATTATCATGCAATATAACAAGTTTCTACGCCAGCATCTCGGAAACCTAGCCTCTCGTGTCGTGAGAGGTAAGAAATGGAGCGTGCGAGGCGCAATTGAGCGTATCGGTGGAAGATCAGCAGAGGAGTGGGAAGAAGGCCCAGGCTCCAGGTTCCGCAACAACTCTCTCGCCACTATTGCCTCAGAAACCGATGCTGCATTTGATGCATATGACCCAAGAAGGGCGGTGTTTGGCATCACTGAGTTCATACGAAGT ACGAACGCATTCTTCACAATGTCATCTCCGTGGGACAAGATTTTGGATTTTGGTCCTGGCGAGCCCGGAGAGGATGTCGACAAAATCATCTATCTTAGTGCTGAAGCCCTTCGCATCGCTGGTATACTGCTGCAGCCGTACATGCCGAACAAAGCGAACCAACTACTCGATCAATTGGGAGTAGATCGCGACCGCAGAACGTTCGAATACTGCAAGATTGATGCCGATTTAGACTACGGAACGCCGCTGGTAGATGTGGGTAAAGCGCAAGAGGGCGTGCTGTTTCCGCATCTTCCAAGCGCAGAGTAG
- a CDS encoding Frag1 multi-domain protein — MSQGQTIPYISDIGADYLKAMFIAMSAVTVVTFDFAFISERWLRHSAKLAPNTSHWQKIYSICATVAAIIGAAGLILLTIFDCKNHNRLHNIFLAVFIIAYIISAIFICWEYQRLGIHYREHSVLRISFWIKLFFIITEICLAVSFAVCSKKHLYNTAAILEWIVSFIYCLYVFSFFIDFLPATRTKNHQSKQTEMQAFEEGRQPAQSHMGDGAADSQQYYRGNSQMAVPQANGYTNGIGHTNGATNGYVSHTANGYPTPAQDPTLPSRNF, encoded by the exons ATGAGTCAAGGGCAGACGATTCCATACATCTCTG ATATCGGTGCCGACTACCTGAAAGCCATGTTCATAGCCATGTCGGCTGTCACCGTTGTAACTTTCGACTTCGCTTTCATCTCCGAGCGCTGGTTGCGACATTCAGCAAAACTCGCGCCAAACACTTCACACTGGCAAAAGATATACTCTATATGCGCCACCGTCGCCGCCATTATCGGCGCGGCCGGTTTGATCCTTCTTACCATCTTCGATTGCAAGAACCATAACCGACTACACAACATCTTCCTTGCTGTCTTTATTATCGCCTACATTATCAGCGCCATCTTCATCTGCTGGGAATACCAACGCCTGGGCATTCACTACCGCGAACACTCGGTTCTTCGAATCTCGTTCTGGATCAAGCTattcttcatcatcaccgaGATTTGTCTTGCCGTATCCTTCGCCGTATGCTCCAAGAAACACCTCTACAACACTGCCGCTATACTTGAATGGATCGTGTCCTTCATTTACTGCCTGTACGTGTTTAGCTTCTTCATCGACTTCCTCCCCGCGACACGCACAAAGAACCATCAGTCCAAGCAGACCGAAATGCAGGCGTTCGAGGAAGGTCGCCAGCCCGCTCAATCGCACATGGGCGACGGCGCAGCAGATAGTCAGCAGTATTACCGTGGCAACTCGCAGATGGCTGTACCACAGGCCAACGGTTACACGAATGGCATTGGACACACCAACGGAGCCACCAACGGCTACGTATCACATACTGCAAACGGCTACCCAACGCCAGCTCAGGACCCTACCCTCCCCTCCAGGAACTTCTAA